Proteins encoded in a region of the uncultured Paludibaculum sp. genome:
- a CDS encoding DinB family protein has translation MHKLAQVLEGWGGYQTSILHALTPLTDEQLLWRPAPDRRSLGELARHICMGRITWLDRMGAPGMDALAQRVPRWITDDDGTRRVDEESVPCDDATVLADWLTWSWQPVERLLEEWTVDDLFQTYRLAEYVVSRQWTIWRIMSHDLHHGGQMATLLALQGIDAVELRHEGGHVICPPVANPAD, from the coding sequence ATGCACAAGCTTGCCCAGGTTCTGGAAGGATGGGGTGGCTATCAGACGAGCATCCTACACGCCTTGACGCCATTGACAGACGAGCAGTTGCTCTGGCGTCCCGCACCAGACCGCCGGTCGCTCGGAGAACTGGCGCGCCACATCTGCATGGGCCGGATCACCTGGCTTGACCGCATGGGTGCGCCAGGGATGGATGCGCTCGCACAACGCGTCCCGCGATGGATTACTGATGACGACGGTACCCGGCGCGTGGACGAAGAGTCCGTACCCTGCGACGACGCAACAGTGTTGGCGGACTGGCTCACCTGGTCCTGGCAACCCGTTGAGCGCCTGCTGGAGGAATGGACCGTTGACGACCTGTTTCAGACCTATCGCCTGGCCGAGTACGTCGTATCCAGGCAATGGACCATCTGGAGAATCATGTCCCACGACCTGCACCATGGTGGACAGATGGCCACTCTGTTGGCGCTGCAAGGCATCGACGCCGTCGAATTGAGGCACGAGGGAGGGCATGTGATCTGTCCACCCGTCGCCAACCCGGCGGATTAG
- a CDS encoding DUF1593 domain-containing protein has protein sequence MFQRVLLAVAFTALAYAAGKPRVLVLTDISSLTTGVREPDDGQSLVRFLLFSNEFDVEGIIATSNLGHGQTVRPELVRQGIDAYASVWPNLRRHSAGYPNPAQLRERVKAGQPIAGPKVPVEHSVGEGKDTEGSEWIIRAAMMPDKRPLWILIWGGSADLAQALWRTKDNRALRSKLRVHAVHDQDSTGPWIRKTFPDLFYILRGDGVRGMYRGGDTSLVSADWVETNVRVGHGPLGALYPNYKGGDVWSSRLGAVRGIKEGDTPTFLALIENGLNDPSRLELGGWGGRVLGFKDAAESDAPPDDPNPAMKAVYRWREAWQAEFQARLDWCVRAPEQVNHPPTVKLKVRGLRLDARASSDPDGDKLTYEWLIYPRPERTVRIEAHGATARVVMEPGSGPVQVVVAVRDAGSPALTRYARAEVR, from the coding sequence GTGTTCCAACGAGTACTACTGGCGGTGGCTTTCACCGCTCTGGCTTATGCTGCCGGGAAGCCCCGAGTTCTGGTGCTGACCGACATCTCGAGTTTGACGACGGGTGTTCGTGAGCCCGATGATGGGCAGTCGCTCGTTCGGTTCCTGCTGTTCTCGAATGAGTTCGATGTGGAAGGCATCATCGCGACGTCGAACCTAGGGCATGGCCAGACGGTGCGGCCCGAGTTGGTGCGACAGGGGATCGACGCGTATGCATCGGTGTGGCCCAATCTACGACGCCACTCCGCGGGCTATCCTAATCCGGCTCAGTTGCGCGAGCGCGTCAAGGCTGGGCAGCCCATCGCGGGACCGAAGGTGCCCGTCGAGCATAGCGTCGGTGAGGGGAAGGACACCGAAGGCTCGGAGTGGATCATACGGGCTGCCATGATGCCGGACAAACGTCCGCTCTGGATTCTGATCTGGGGCGGTTCGGCCGATCTGGCGCAGGCGTTGTGGCGGACGAAGGACAACCGGGCGCTCCGAAGTAAGCTACGGGTGCACGCGGTGCACGACCAGGATTCCACGGGGCCGTGGATCCGCAAGACGTTCCCGGACTTGTTCTATATCTTGAGGGGCGACGGCGTCCGCGGAATGTATCGTGGCGGGGACACCAGTCTGGTTTCGGCCGACTGGGTGGAGACGAATGTGCGCGTGGGCCATGGGCCGCTGGGTGCCTTGTACCCGAACTACAAGGGCGGCGACGTCTGGTCGAGCAGACTCGGAGCGGTACGCGGGATCAAGGAGGGCGATACCCCGACATTTCTTGCTCTGATTGAAAATGGGCTCAACGATCCGTCGCGGCTGGAACTGGGCGGCTGGGGCGGGCGTGTTCTCGGTTTCAAGGATGCGGCGGAGAGCGATGCGCCACCGGACGATCCCAATCCAGCGATGAAGGCGGTGTACCGGTGGCGAGAGGCCTGGCAAGCTGAGTTTCAGGCGCGCCTGGACTGGTGCGTGCGCGCTCCGGAACAGGTGAACCACCCGCCCACGGTGAAGCTCAAGGTGCGAGGGCTTCGGCTGGACGCGCGAGCTTCCAGCGATCCGGACGGTGACAAGCTTACGTATGAGTGGCTGATCTATCCGAGGCCCGAGCGGACGGTCCGCATCGAGGCACACGGTGCGACGGCCCGGGTCGTCATGGAGCCGGGCTCGGGCCCGGTGCAGGTGGTTGTGGCGGTTCGCGATGCAGGCAGCCCCGCATTGACGCGGTATGCCCGGGCCGAGGTTCGGTGA
- a CDS encoding alpha-N-arabinofuranosidase — protein sequence MSTRIFLAILASALPALGQQPLSADLTIRAGQPGPQVNRQIFGQFAEHLGAGIYGGIWVGEDSKIPNTRGYRNDVLQALRDLKVPVIRWPGGCFADEYNWREGVGPRAKRPVKINTHWGGVTEPNSFGTHEFLNFAELVGAEPYISGNVGSAPPRELAEWVEYVTSPAGSLANERAANGRKDPWKLPYIGLGNELWGCGGNMRAEYAADVTRRYSTFIKVPAGVKILKSASGPSDEDYNWMEVMMRDAGRHFDAIGLHYYTITGTWAKKGSATVFDEAEYAKTLQATLRMDGIITRHAAIMDKYDPQKRVWLAVDEWGTWFDTEPGTNPGFLYQQSTLRDALVAALNINIFTKHADRIKMANIAQMINVLQAMILTKDDKMILTPTYHVFEMFKSYQDATALPLDIKSPWYNQDASTMPAVSASAVRGKDGRLHIGLVNVDPNHAVAIKADLLGATVASVTGRVLTAPAINSHNTFEQLTVVKPAAFTGASIESGALKAVLPPKSVVVLDLQ from the coding sequence ATGTCCACCCGAATCTTCCTCGCCATCCTCGCCTCGGCCCTCCCGGCCCTCGGACAACAGCCACTCTCGGCCGACCTCACCATCCGCGCCGGCCAGCCCGGCCCTCAGGTCAACCGCCAGATCTTCGGCCAGTTCGCTGAGCACCTCGGAGCCGGCATCTACGGCGGCATCTGGGTGGGCGAAGACTCGAAGATCCCCAACACCCGCGGCTACCGCAACGACGTCCTGCAGGCCCTCCGCGACCTCAAAGTCCCCGTCATCCGCTGGCCCGGAGGCTGCTTCGCCGATGAGTACAACTGGCGCGAAGGTGTCGGTCCGCGCGCCAAACGCCCCGTCAAGATCAACACCCATTGGGGCGGTGTCACCGAACCCAACTCTTTTGGCACCCACGAATTCCTCAACTTCGCCGAGCTCGTCGGCGCCGAGCCTTACATCAGCGGCAACGTCGGCTCCGCGCCTCCCCGCGAACTCGCCGAGTGGGTCGAATACGTCACCTCGCCCGCCGGTTCCCTCGCGAACGAGCGCGCCGCCAACGGCCGCAAGGATCCGTGGAAGCTGCCGTACATCGGCCTCGGCAATGAACTCTGGGGCTGCGGCGGCAACATGCGCGCCGAGTACGCCGCCGATGTCACGCGCCGTTACTCCACCTTCATCAAGGTGCCTGCCGGTGTGAAGATCCTGAAGTCGGCCTCCGGTCCCTCCGATGAGGACTACAACTGGATGGAAGTCATGATGCGCGACGCCGGCCGCCACTTCGACGCCATTGGGCTCCACTACTACACCATCACCGGCACCTGGGCCAAGAAGGGCTCAGCGACCGTCTTCGACGAAGCCGAGTACGCGAAGACGCTCCAGGCCACCCTGCGCATGGATGGCATCATCACCCGTCACGCAGCCATCATGGATAAGTACGATCCGCAGAAGCGCGTCTGGCTGGCCGTCGACGAATGGGGCACATGGTTCGACACGGAGCCCGGTACCAACCCCGGCTTCCTCTACCAGCAGAGCACCCTCCGCGATGCCTTGGTCGCCGCCCTGAACATCAACATCTTCACCAAGCACGCTGACCGCATCAAAATGGCCAACATCGCCCAGATGATCAACGTCCTTCAGGCCATGATCCTCACGAAGGACGACAAGATGATCCTCACGCCCACCTATCACGTCTTCGAGATGTTCAAGTCCTACCAGGACGCCACGGCCCTGCCCCTCGACATCAAGTCGCCCTGGTACAACCAGGACGCCTCCACCATGCCCGCCGTCAGCGCTTCAGCGGTCCGGGGCAAGGACGGACGCCTCCATATTGGTCTGGTGAATGTGGATCCCAACCATGCCGTCGCCATCAAGGCCGACCTCCTGGGAGCCACCGTCGCATCCGTAACCGGCCGGGTCCTCACCGCCCCGGCGATCAATTCGCACAACACGTTCGAGCAGTTGACAGTCGTCAAACCGGCCGCCTTCACCGGAGCCTCCATCGAATCCGGAGCCCTGAAGGCCGTACTGCCGCCCAAATCGGTAGTCGTGTTGGATCTGCAGTAA
- a CDS encoding dienelactone hydrolase family protein — MCDQDHFEEDRLEYEARGLVTRKQFGAMLGAGVAMALPQVANAAAVTESDVNVMTPDGAADCYFVHPSSGTAAGVLMWPDIFGLRPAFRQIGKRLAEAGYAVLVVNPFYRTKKAPTAEAGGATPIQELMPMARTLSETTHMADAKAFIAWLDAQKSVDKSRKIGTQGYCMGGPIAFRTAAAVPGRVGAVASFHGGGLVNDTPASPHLQAAKTKAQFLIAIAENDDKRLPNDKVVLKETFEKAGLPAEIEVYAGAAHGWCPPDSRVYNEPLAEKAWSRLLALYGKALA, encoded by the coding sequence ATGTGCGATCAGGATCATTTTGAAGAGGACCGGCTCGAGTACGAAGCTCGTGGCCTGGTGACACGCAAACAGTTTGGGGCCATGCTGGGCGCCGGCGTCGCCATGGCGCTGCCGCAGGTTGCCAACGCGGCGGCGGTCACCGAATCCGATGTGAACGTGATGACGCCGGATGGCGCGGCGGACTGTTACTTCGTGCATCCGTCGAGCGGCACGGCGGCGGGCGTTCTCATGTGGCCGGACATCTTCGGGCTGCGGCCGGCATTCCGGCAGATAGGCAAACGTCTGGCCGAAGCAGGGTATGCGGTGCTGGTGGTGAATCCCTTCTATCGCACCAAGAAGGCCCCCACTGCGGAGGCTGGAGGCGCGACTCCGATCCAGGAACTGATGCCGATGGCGCGGACGCTGAGTGAGACCACGCACATGGCGGATGCAAAGGCGTTCATCGCCTGGCTGGATGCGCAGAAGTCCGTGGACAAGAGCAGGAAGATCGGCACACAGGGCTACTGCATGGGCGGCCCGATTGCGTTTCGTACCGCTGCCGCCGTGCCCGGTCGGGTGGGCGCCGTCGCATCTTTCCACGGCGGTGGGCTGGTGAACGACACGCCGGCCAGCCCTCACTTGCAGGCCGCCAAGACCAAGGCACAGTTCCTCATTGCCATTGCGGAGAACGATGACAAGCGGCTGCCCAACGACAAGGTCGTCCTGAAGGAGACGTTTGAGAAGGCGGGCCTGCCGGCGGAAATCGAGGTGTATGCCGGTGCGGCGCATGGCTGGTGCCCGCCTGATTCGCGCGTCTATAACGAACCGCTGGCTGAGAAGGCGTGGAGCCGGTTGTTGGCGCTGTACGGGAAGGCGCTGGCGTAA
- a CDS encoding GrpB family protein: MIGLKRHTLKVADHDPHWAALGAEACGAVRRACGELLADVQHVGSTAVPGLPAKPILDIAAAVATYDLMPDLIRRLADAGFRYRGDHGDTGGHLWVVDSPPDIRTIHLHVVEYGGSQWRDYVRFRDLLRNEPSIRNRYAALKRELARVCLDDRELYTASKADFIRDVLGNEVDWADSSEDESRGV, translated from the coding sequence ATGATCGGACTGAAGCGACACACCCTCAAGGTCGCTGACCATGACCCACACTGGGCCGCGCTTGGAGCCGAAGCCTGTGGAGCAGTGCGCCGCGCCTGCGGCGAGCTACTCGCCGACGTGCAGCATGTGGGGAGCACGGCTGTGCCCGGCCTGCCGGCGAAGCCCATCCTTGACATCGCGGCGGCGGTGGCGACCTATGACCTGATGCCCGACCTCATCCGGCGACTGGCCGACGCCGGCTTCCGTTACAGGGGCGATCACGGAGATACCGGAGGCCACTTGTGGGTTGTGGACTCTCCTCCAGATATCCGGACGATCCATCTTCACGTTGTTGAGTACGGCGGCAGCCAATGGCGGGACTACGTCCGCTTCCGGGACTTGCTGCGAAACGAGCCGTCGATTCGGAATCGGTATGCGGCCTTGAAACGAGAGCTCGCGAGAGTCTGTCTGGATGATCGAGAGTTGTACACTGCTTCGAAAGCTGATTTCATTCGAGACGTGCTGGGCAACGAAGTAGACTGGGCCGATTCCTCAGAGGACGAGAGCCGCGGAGTGTGA
- a CDS encoding TetR family transcriptional regulator, giving the protein MALTLQVRKRQLVQDAIWDAATDLFAEKGFDETTVDDITQAAGVSRRSFFRYFSSKSDVMSHGMVNYGTELAAAIEACPQSFTLSEVLRETVLQVARTCAARPRTRKTIDIIVKYPSARSAELSRLADVQDVVAAAFARRCGKDAKDDLMPGVLAGLTLHILGVTFQSWFEHNQRDITVTANRVFKILDRLLCEGANPNKRSPAELITPATARR; this is encoded by the coding sequence ATGGCCCTTACACTACAAGTTCGCAAGCGCCAGCTTGTTCAGGACGCAATCTGGGATGCGGCCACCGATCTGTTTGCCGAAAAAGGGTTCGACGAAACGACCGTGGACGACATCACGCAAGCGGCCGGCGTCTCCCGCCGCTCATTCTTTCGTTACTTTTCGTCCAAGAGCGACGTGATGTCGCACGGCATGGTGAACTACGGTACGGAGCTCGCCGCGGCCATTGAGGCCTGCCCTCAGAGTTTCACGCTCTCGGAAGTCCTCCGCGAAACCGTGCTGCAGGTCGCACGAACCTGCGCCGCGCGGCCGCGTACGCGGAAGACCATCGACATCATTGTGAAGTACCCGTCCGCGCGGTCGGCGGAGCTGTCGCGGCTCGCAGACGTCCAGGATGTCGTCGCTGCGGCCTTCGCCCGTCGATGCGGGAAGGACGCCAAGGACGATTTGATGCCGGGGGTGCTCGCCGGGCTCACTCTCCACATTCTCGGGGTGACTTTTCAATCCTGGTTCGAACACAACCAGCGGGACATTACGGTCACCGCGAATCGCGTCTTCAAGATCCTCGATCGCCTGCTGTGCGAGGGTGCGAATCCGAACAAGCGGAGCCCGGCGGAGCTCATCACTCCTGCTACTGCACGGCGGTAG
- a CDS encoding acetylxylan esterase, with the protein MLRILLLSFLAFVLPAQDRIGTIQVRVATDRADWRYQPGQPVRFHIVAVQDGHALSGVKVTYRIGPEMLSPKIDQTATLTTDGLTVDGGTMNEPGFLRCIATVEQNGKTYRGLATAAFQPESIRPTQQDPPDFDQFWADGKAALAKLPIDARITPLPEYGNALAECYQVNLQNVGMGAAPSRFYGILCEPRAPGKYPALLSVPGAGVRPYRGLAEMAAHGIITLQVGIHGIPVTMDQSVYDSLGAGALANYNTFGLDSRDRYYYRRVYLGCVRANDYLTSHPKWDGVNLVVTGGSQGGALSIVTAGLDPRVKGLAAYYPALSDVTGYLHNRAGGWPHMFRATEGPLAHRSQDKIETSRYYDVVNFARRVKVPGLYSWGFNDETCPPTSMYSAYNVIPGQKKLLLALETGHNNIPEQVAQVQAWLEAFLHGAGKN; encoded by the coding sequence ATGCTTCGAATTCTTCTCCTCTCCTTTCTTGCCTTCGTTCTGCCCGCGCAGGACCGCATCGGCACGATTCAGGTTCGCGTCGCCACGGACCGGGCCGACTGGCGCTATCAGCCCGGTCAACCCGTCCGCTTCCACATCGTTGCCGTCCAGGATGGACACGCGCTGAGCGGTGTCAAGGTGACTTACCGGATCGGTCCCGAGATGCTGTCTCCGAAGATCGACCAGACCGCGACGCTCACCACCGATGGCCTCACTGTCGACGGTGGAACCATGAACGAACCCGGTTTCCTGCGTTGCATCGCTACCGTCGAGCAGAACGGCAAGACCTACCGCGGACTCGCCACTGCCGCCTTCCAGCCGGAATCGATCCGGCCCACGCAGCAGGATCCGCCCGACTTCGATCAGTTCTGGGCCGACGGCAAGGCCGCTCTCGCCAAGCTGCCCATCGACGCCAGAATCACGCCGCTGCCCGAGTACGGCAACGCCCTGGCCGAGTGCTACCAGGTGAATCTGCAGAACGTCGGCATGGGCGCCGCGCCCTCTCGTTTCTACGGCATTCTGTGCGAGCCGAGGGCGCCCGGCAAATATCCGGCTCTGCTCAGCGTGCCCGGAGCCGGCGTCCGCCCCTATCGTGGTCTGGCCGAGATGGCGGCGCACGGCATCATCACGTTGCAGGTGGGTATCCACGGCATCCCCGTCACCATGGACCAGTCGGTGTACGACTCGCTGGGCGCTGGCGCCCTGGCGAACTACAACACGTTCGGCCTCGACAGTCGCGACCGCTATTATTACCGGCGCGTCTATCTGGGCTGTGTCCGCGCCAACGACTACTTGACCAGCCATCCGAAGTGGGATGGCGTCAATCTTGTGGTGACGGGAGGCAGCCAGGGTGGGGCACTGTCGATCGTCACGGCCGGGTTGGACCCGCGTGTTAAGGGCTTGGCGGCGTACTACCCGGCGCTGTCCGACGTAACCGGCTACCTGCACAACCGTGCCGGCGGCTGGCCGCATATGTTCCGCGCGACCGAGGGCCCGTTGGCCCACCGCTCGCAGGACAAGATCGAGACCTCGCGGTATTATGACGTTGTCAACTTCGCGCGGCGCGTGAAGGTGCCCGGTCTGTACTCCTGGGGCTTCAACGATGAGACGTGCCCGCCCACATCCATGTACTCGGCCTACAACGTGATTCCCGGGCAGAAGAAGCTATTGCTGGCGCTGGAAACGGGTCACAACAATATTCCGGAGCAGGTGGCCCAGGTGCAGGCGTGGCTGGAGGCGTTCCTGCACGGGGCGGGGAAGAACTGA
- a CDS encoding sulfatase codes for MLDRRGFLTSVATALQPRSARRPNLLFIVADEWRGQALPSAGDPNLIAPNLARLAAESVDFRRAYTSYPVCCPARGAMLTGKFPHAAGVPGNHMRLPLTERTISAELKQAGYRTGYIGKWHLDGHESPGFVPVERRRGFDYWAAYNLLHQHYGAVYFRDTPAPIRIDGFEADGQTNLAIEFLRQKSAQPFFLYLSWVAPHSPFTPPRGHATYDPAKLRLRANVPENSRDQASRAAAGYYGLCSAVDENLGRLLAELDRQGMTEDTIVLFTSDHGITLGSHGLDEIDRPCEETVNIPLMIRYPRRLKKRMERDALVSNVDYAPTLLSLCEVQPPAEMQGVDLSGWLTSGRGAPRTPVYAEGQVGSHSEWRMVVHGRDKLVVDCNLRPTHLYHLGHDPYELKNLVALPTSRRKRDDMLALLRQWMSSTSDRIRYTAPRKAAG; via the coding sequence ATGCTCGACCGGCGCGGTTTCCTTACATCGGTAGCCACAGCGCTCCAGCCGCGATCGGCCAGGCGGCCGAACCTTCTATTCATCGTGGCCGATGAGTGGCGTGGCCAGGCGCTTCCATCCGCTGGTGATCCGAATCTCATCGCGCCCAATCTGGCACGGCTGGCTGCGGAGAGCGTGGACTTCCGCCGTGCCTACACGAGCTATCCGGTGTGTTGTCCCGCACGTGGCGCCATGCTCACCGGCAAGTTCCCGCACGCCGCCGGCGTGCCCGGCAACCACATGCGGCTGCCGTTGACGGAAAGGACCATCTCCGCTGAGCTGAAGCAAGCTGGATATCGCACCGGGTATATCGGGAAATGGCACCTGGACGGCCACGAGAGTCCGGGCTTCGTACCAGTGGAACGCCGTCGCGGGTTCGACTACTGGGCCGCCTACAATCTCCTCCACCAACACTACGGCGCGGTTTACTTCAGAGATACGCCCGCGCCCATCCGCATAGACGGCTTCGAGGCAGACGGCCAAACCAACCTGGCCATCGAGTTCCTGCGGCAGAAGAGTGCACAGCCGTTCTTTCTGTATCTATCGTGGGTGGCGCCGCACTCGCCCTTCACACCGCCGCGCGGCCACGCGACCTACGACCCGGCCAAGCTCCGCCTGCGCGCGAATGTTCCGGAGAACAGCAGGGATCAGGCCAGTCGAGCCGCGGCCGGATACTACGGGTTATGCAGCGCGGTCGACGAGAACCTCGGTCGTCTCCTGGCGGAACTGGACCGCCAGGGCATGACGGAGGACACGATCGTTCTCTTCACCTCCGACCACGGAATTACTCTCGGATCTCATGGCCTGGACGAGATAGACCGGCCCTGTGAGGAAACAGTCAACATCCCGCTGATGATCCGTTACCCCCGCCGCCTTAAGAAGCGAATGGAGCGGGATGCCCTTGTCTCCAATGTCGACTACGCGCCGACATTGCTGTCTCTGTGCGAAGTCCAGCCACCGGCGGAAATGCAGGGCGTCGATCTCTCGGGCTGGCTAACCAGCGGTCGCGGTGCGCCCCGGACTCCGGTCTACGCCGAAGGCCAGGTCGGCTCTCACTCGGAATGGCGAATGGTAGTCCACGGACGCGACAAGCTCGTCGTTGACTGCAACCTACGGCCGACACACCTGTATCACCTCGGTCACGACCCATACGAACTCAAGAACCTCGTCGCGCTTCCAACGTCGCGCCGCAAGCGCGACGACATGCTCGCCCTGCTACGCCAGTGGATGTCGAGTACCTCGGACCGCATCCGGTACACAGCCCCGCGCAAGGCGGCGGGATGA
- a CDS encoding DUF1080 domain-containing protein: MPAFFGRNCRSVRQTLLLAVLSLSGLSALVAQSVPPALEAPPVRPPVTGPNGEKYIGMPKFHEPAPYDINEHTGYKQIFDGSSFQGWDADPSIWRVENGVMIGETLEGKPKGNNYIVYKDDKPRDFDLKLQMKIEKGGGGGIQYRSVTGVPWTRPQPKGQPPYDLKFMLTGPQADFWFPVTARTAEYTGQWYSENTMQGILAYRGQVTQALPGQTNRLVANIGDRQALGGYVKVNEWNDYEIIARGGVMMHIMNGQLMAVFIDDTKDSVNNQPGLIGFEIESQPCKISVRNIWLRKFD; the protein is encoded by the coding sequence ATGCCCGCATTCTTTGGCCGTAACTGTCGTTCCGTTCGTCAAACACTGCTGCTGGCAGTACTCTCCCTGTCCGGTCTTTCCGCGCTTGTGGCGCAGTCGGTGCCGCCCGCCCTGGAGGCGCCCCCTGTGCGCCCGCCCGTGACTGGTCCCAACGGAGAGAAGTACATCGGGATGCCGAAGTTTCACGAGCCGGCGCCCTACGACATCAACGAGCACACCGGCTACAAGCAAATCTTCGATGGCAGCAGCTTCCAGGGCTGGGACGCCGATCCCAGTATCTGGCGTGTCGAAAACGGAGTGATGATTGGTGAAACGCTCGAGGGCAAGCCGAAGGGGAACAACTACATCGTCTACAAAGACGACAAGCCGCGCGACTTCGATCTGAAGCTCCAGATGAAAATCGAAAAGGGCGGAGGCGGCGGCATCCAGTACCGCAGTGTCACCGGCGTTCCCTGGACCCGTCCCCAGCCCAAGGGCCAGCCGCCCTATGACCTCAAGTTCATGCTGACTGGCCCGCAGGCGGACTTCTGGTTTCCAGTGACGGCTCGGACGGCCGAGTACACCGGCCAGTGGTACTCCGAAAACACGATGCAGGGCATTCTCGCCTATCGCGGCCAGGTCACGCAGGCGTTGCCCGGACAGACCAATCGGCTGGTGGCCAATATCGGCGACAGGCAGGCGCTCGGTGGCTATGTGAAGGTCAACGAGTGGAACGACTACGAAATCATCGCGCGCGGTGGCGTGATGATGCACATCATGAACGGCCAGCTCATGGCGGTCTTCATTGATGACACAAAAGACTCAGTGAACAACCAGCCCGGGCTCATTGGCTTCGAAATCGAAAGCCAGCCGTGCAAGATCTCGGTGCGGAACATCTGGCTTCGGAAGTTCGACTAA
- a CDS encoding MBL fold metallo-hydrolase produces the protein MVSTTEVASDVYRISIFVPEINLEFSHFLVKDEEPLLFHAGLRGMFPMLLEEVSRLMDVSKLRHIAFSHFESDECGGLNHWLERAPDAQPACGLIGALVSVNDFSIRPARALTKDDVLSTGRRRFRFIHTPHVPHGWDAGVLFEESERILFCSDLFHQWGLLAPTTTDSLIERARTSLLEAEAGPFANYVPYTHHTGRILESLAGYAPRTLATMHGSTYYGDGAQALRELATVMSEVLGPK, from the coding sequence ATGGTCAGCACCACCGAAGTTGCGTCCGACGTTTACCGGATCTCGATCTTCGTTCCGGAGATCAACCTGGAGTTCAGTCATTTTCTGGTGAAGGACGAGGAGCCGCTGCTATTCCACGCGGGATTGCGGGGCATGTTCCCCATGCTGCTGGAGGAGGTCTCCCGCCTGATGGATGTCTCCAAGCTGCGGCATATCGCGTTCAGCCACTTCGAGTCCGATGAATGCGGGGGCCTCAACCATTGGCTCGAACGGGCACCGGATGCGCAGCCCGCTTGCGGGCTAATCGGGGCCCTCGTCAGCGTGAACGACTTCTCCATCCGGCCGGCCCGCGCGCTGACCAAGGACGACGTGCTATCGACGGGCCGCCGCCGTTTTCGGTTCATTCACACGCCTCATGTCCCGCACGGCTGGGATGCGGGCGTCCTTTTCGAAGAGTCGGAACGCATTCTGTTCTGCTCGGACCTCTTCCACCAGTGGGGACTCCTTGCTCCGACAACGACGGACAGTCTCATCGAACGGGCGCGCACGTCGTTGCTGGAAGCGGAGGCCGGCCCATTCGCGAATTACGTTCCGTATACGCACCACACGGGCCGTATTCTCGAATCGCTGGCCGGCTATGCGCCCCGGACGCTCGCGACGATGCACGGATCAACTTACTACGGCGACGGGGCGCAGGCGCTGCGGGAACTCGCGACCGTGATGAGCGAGGTGCTGGGACCGAAGTAG